In Candidatus Terasakiella magnetica, the following are encoded in one genomic region:
- a CDS encoding SGNH/GDSL hydrolase family protein, whose translation MSKAHDTESQWMTEYNDWGAWHKINGRANKERRCFGVDLIANSYGARDKERQKSSKDNRVVVLGDSFVEGYGVDQAKRFTDLLEAQSGVEYLNFGASGNFGPLQYSILYRDLARQFDHEQVVVAILPDNDFTDNDEVYWQKNDPKSYNLRYRPYWKKTSDGFETLYSVAKPTQEVTFAHYRKKATQGPSLKSKIQRYFWSYGVYREVRYISRGATLKAGTYSGYFDATQEQIESAKFYIKEIQSLAKGKRVSFFTIPRLADLKRLPSEKSDMVDQFKAFAIENDINYIDLAPYMSAAVKDVFSLFLPCDGHWSPLGHKVAADILKKQLALP comes from the coding sequence ATGTCTAAAGCCCATGATACAGAATCACAATGGATGACGGAATATAACGACTGGGGGGCTTGGCATAAGATCAATGGGCGTGCCAATAAGGAACGTCGTTGTTTTGGGGTTGATTTAATCGCCAATAGTTATGGAGCACGTGATAAGGAACGGCAAAAGAGTTCAAAGGACAACCGAGTTGTTGTTTTGGGTGATTCTTTTGTTGAAGGCTATGGGGTTGATCAAGCAAAGCGTTTTACGGACCTTTTAGAAGCTCAAAGCGGGGTTGAATATTTAAATTTTGGGGCGTCAGGCAATTTTGGGCCTTTGCAATATTCAATCCTTTATCGCGATTTGGCGCGTCAATTTGACCATGAACAGGTCGTCGTTGCCATTTTACCGGATAATGATTTCACCGATAATGATGAAGTTTACTGGCAGAAAAATGATCCAAAGAGTTATAATCTACGCTATCGGCCTTACTGGAAAAAAACCTCTGATGGTTTTGAAACACTTTATTCTGTAGCCAAACCAACACAGGAAGTGACCTTTGCCCACTATCGCAAAAAGGCAACCCAAGGGCCGTCCTTAAAGTCAAAAATACAGCGCTATTTCTGGTCATATGGGGTCTATCGTGAAGTGAGATATATTTCGCGCGGGGCAACGTTAAAAGCGGGGACATATTCGGGTTATTTTGATGCGACGCAAGAGCAAATTGAGTCTGCGAAGTTCTATATAAAAGAAATTCAGTCTTTGGCAAAAGGAAAGCGGGTTTCTTTCTTTACCATTCCGCGGCTTGCAGATTTGAAACGTTTACCATCTGAAAAAAGCGATATGGTGGATCAGTTCAAAGCTTTCGCAATAGAAAATGACATTAACTATATAGATCTCGCCCCCTATATGAGTGCAGCAGTCAAAGATGTATTTTCACTGTTTCTACCTTGTGATGGGCATTGGAGCCCTTTGGGGCACAAGGTTGCTGCCGATATTTTGAAAAAGCAGTTGGCTTTACCTTAA
- a CDS encoding Rieske (2Fe-2S) protein, with amino-acid sequence MSNHHLCNVSDIEEEDSKEFFIPKDEKEVSILAVKKDGMISVFLNNCPHLGVPMNLEPNRFLDVEKNFIMCSTHGALFKIDDGECVHGPCMGQNLTQIPHEIRGEELFIDKDL; translated from the coding sequence GTGAGCAACCATCATCTGTGTAACGTTTCAGATATTGAAGAAGAAGACAGCAAAGAATTTTTCATTCCAAAAGATGAAAAAGAGGTTTCCATTCTGGCGGTGAAAAAAGATGGAATGATTTCGGTCTTTTTAAATAACTGCCCTCATTTGGGGGTGCCGATGAATTTGGAACCAAACCGATTCTTGGACGTGGAAAAGAACTTTATTATGTGTTCAACCCATGGTGCACTTTTTAAAATTGACGATGGCGAGTGCGTCCATGGCCCCTGTATGGGACAAAATCTTACCCAGATACCGCATGAAATACGCGGAGAAGAACTCTTTATAGACAAGGACTTGTAG
- the tsaD gene encoding tRNA (adenosine(37)-N6)-threonylcarbamoyltransferase complex transferase subunit TsaD, with product MVKILGIETSCDETAASVITDEGEGEARILSNVVLSQLDEHRPYGGVVPEIAARSHLDHIDRIVDEAMDEAGVSFAELDGIAATGGPGLIGGVIVGVMTAKAIALTHKLPFIAVNHLEGHALTVRLTDQVAFPYLLLLVSGGHCQILAVEGVGKYKRLGTTIDDALGEAFDKSAKLLGLGYPGGPHVEKAAAKATNPARFKLPSPMKGKPGCDFSFSGLKTAVRQAAEALPPGPFKEEDLNDLCASFQMAAADSLINRCKNAIKMFKADYPEGNTLVVAGGVAANQTIRTQLTGMCEKQNMRMVAPPLKLCTDNGAMIAWAGLEAFKAGKIDDLTFAPRPRWPLDPDAPKAAFAGGKKA from the coding sequence ATGGTAAAGATTCTGGGCATTGAAACCAGTTGCGATGAAACCGCAGCTTCCGTCATCACCGATGAGGGTGAAGGCGAGGCGCGCATCCTCTCAAATGTGGTGCTTTCCCAACTGGATGAACACCGCCCCTACGGCGGGGTTGTCCCAGAAATTGCTGCCAGAAGCCACCTTGACCATATTGATCGCATTGTTGATGAAGCCATGGATGAAGCAGGTGTTTCTTTTGCTGAGCTTGATGGCATTGCTGCAACAGGTGGGCCGGGCCTCATCGGTGGGGTGATTGTCGGGGTGATGACGGCTAAGGCCATTGCGCTCACCCATAAGCTACCCTTTATTGCGGTAAACCATCTTGAAGGCCATGCGCTCACCGTGCGCCTCACAGACCAAGTGGCCTTTCCCTACCTTTTATTGCTGGTTTCAGGTGGGCATTGCCAGATTTTAGCTGTGGAAGGTGTCGGTAAATATAAACGTCTGGGCACCACCATTGATGATGCCTTGGGTGAGGCTTTTGATAAATCAGCAAAGCTTTTGGGCCTTGGTTATCCCGGTGGCCCCCATGTGGAAAAAGCCGCTGCCAAAGCAACCAATCCAGCGCGCTTTAAACTGCCAAGCCCCATGAAGGGCAAGCCGGGCTGTGATTTTTCTTTTTCCGGCTTAAAAACCGCTGTGCGCCAAGCAGCAGAGGCTTTACCGCCCGGCCCCTTTAAAGAAGAAGACTTAAACGATCTCTGTGCGTCTTTTCAAATGGCGGCTGCGGACAGTTTGATCAACCGCTGTAAAAACGCCATTAAAATGTTCAAAGCAGATTATCCCGAAGGTAACACACTGGTTGTGGCAGGCGGCGTTGCAGCAAACCAAACCATTCGCACACAACTGACAGGCATGTGCGAAAAACAAAACATGCGCATGGTCGCCCCGCCCTTAAAGCTTTGCACCGATAACGGCGCCATGATCGCCTGGGCCGGACTTGAAGCTTTCAAAGCTGGCAAGATAGACGACCTCACCTTCGCCCCACGCCCAAGGTGGCCCTTAGACCCTGATGCCCCAAAAGCGGCCTTTGCAGGGGGAAAGAAGGCTTAA
- a CDS encoding YciI family protein, whose translation MLYVIKCVDKADHLQVRLDNRAAHVEYLKSYGEKLFAAGPTLTEEDEAMNGSVVILDLENKAEAQEFCDNDPYAKAGLFDSVTISKWKKVLPA comes from the coding sequence ATGCTCTACGTTATTAAATGTGTTGATAAAGCCGATCACCTGCAAGTGCGCCTTGATAACCGCGCAGCCCATGTGGAATACCTTAAATCCTATGGCGAAAAACTGTTTGCCGCTGGCCCAACCCTGACTGAGGAAGACGAAGCTATGAATGGCTCGGTTGTTATCCTTGATCTGGAAAATAAGGCTGAAGCACAAGAGTTTTGCGATAACGACCCTTATGCAAAAGCCGGCTTGTTTGACTCTGTGACCATTTCTAAATGGAAAAAAGTCCTGCCTGCTTAA
- a CDS encoding NAD(P)H-dependent glycerol-3-phosphate dehydrogenase produces the protein MARVGVIGAGAWGTALACAARRAGNEVLLQAHEAEVAENINRTHANPTFLPNTNLDPNITATQELCDVADCDVILMVAPAQYVRATCQSLKASYKKGTPLLVCAKGIELDSGQIMSEVIAQELPEAEIGILSGPTFAIEVANALPSACTLAMGDMQRAMEVANIIGSNRFRIYASDDVIGAQIGGAVKNVLAIASGMVSGKGFGDNARAALITRGIAELARLGVAKGAKTETLMGLSGMGDLTLTCNSMQSRNFSLGVALGQGEALEDILKVRKAVTEGVFTARSVCKLADSLQVDMPICAAVNKILNEGADITKVVDGLLARPFKEEI, from the coding sequence ATGGCTAGAGTTGGCGTTATTGGTGCAGGTGCGTGGGGAACAGCATTAGCTTGTGCTGCGCGCAGGGCAGGAAATGAGGTTTTGCTGCAAGCCCATGAGGCAGAAGTGGCGGAAAACATCAACCGCACCCATGCCAACCCGACCTTTTTACCCAATACAAATCTGGACCCCAACATCACCGCCACGCAAGAACTTTGTGATGTGGCAGATTGTGATGTGATCTTAATGGTGGCTCCGGCGCAATATGTGCGCGCCACCTGCCAAAGCCTGAAAGCTTCCTATAAAAAAGGCACACCGCTTTTGGTCTGTGCCAAAGGGATTGAGCTTGACAGCGGGCAGATCATGAGTGAGGTCATTGCCCAAGAATTACCCGAGGCTGAAATCGGTATTCTCTCAGGCCCAACCTTTGCCATTGAGGTTGCCAATGCACTACCGTCTGCCTGCACACTCGCCATGGGTGATATGCAACGCGCCATGGAGGTTGCCAATATCATCGGGTCCAACCGTTTTCGCATTTATGCCAGTGATGATGTCATTGGTGCGCAAATTGGCGGGGCGGTGAAAAACGTACTCGCCATCGCCAGTGGTATGGTTTCCGGTAAAGGTTTTGGCGATAATGCGCGCGCGGCCCTCATCACCCGCGGTATTGCCGAGCTTGCCCGCCTTGGCGTTGCCAAAGGGGCCAAGACAGAAACCCTCATGGGGCTATCGGGCATGGGCGATTTGACCCTGACTTGTAATTCCATGCAATCGCGCAACTTCTCCCTTGGTGTGGCCTTGGGACAAGGGGAAGCACTGGAAGATATCTTAAAGGTCAGAAAAGCCGTGACCGAAGGGGTCTTTACCGCGCGTTCTGTGTGTAAACTGGCCGATAGCTTACAGGTGGATATGCCCATCTGCGCAGCTGTAAATAAAATTCTAAATGAAGGCGCTGACATTACCAAAGTGGTTGATGGCCTTCTTGCCCGTCCATTCAAGGAAGAAATATAA
- a CDS encoding EVE domain-containing protein has protein sequence MKHWLVKSEPGCWSWEDHVKAGIEPWDGVRNFQAAKFMKEMGQGDLAFFYHSQKEKAIVGILEVVRTAYPDPTDESARFVCVDFKACHPLKRPVTLKEIKDDPRLQELALIKQSRLSVMPIPAQAWELISAMGGV, from the coding sequence ATGAAACACTGGCTAGTTAAATCCGAACCCGGCTGCTGGTCATGGGAGGACCATGTCAAAGCAGGTATTGAGCCTTGGGATGGCGTGCGCAATTTTCAGGCCGCCAAATTCATGAAAGAAATGGGGCAAGGGGATTTGGCCTTTTTCTATCATTCCCAAAAAGAAAAGGCGATTGTGGGCATCCTTGAAGTGGTGCGCACAGCCTATCCTGATCCCACAGATGAAAGTGCGCGTTTTGTCTGTGTGGATTTTAAAGCCTGCCACCCTTTAAAGCGCCCCGTCACTTTAAAAGAGATTAAAGATGACCCGCGTTTACAAGAGCTGGCCTTGATTAAACAATCACGCCTATCCGTTATGCCCATCCCTGCTCAGGCATGGGAGCTTATTTCTGCCATGGGAGGAGTTTAA